A single genomic interval of Halobacillus halophilus DSM 2266 harbors:
- a CDS encoding 2'-5' RNA ligase family protein yields MSAEYFIGIVPPECYMERVEHFREKWMDHSIVEPHITLKAQGGLSPDRNWIEPVRKICENVRTFSIQVSEPAYFGDHVLYLRVHSEDLVRLHKYIVREISPTDEQVRKYFELDDFVPHLTLAKEAFGLSKRELVEMEKAASRELSPFPKFEVEFIRIYERKTGLDRYEPFEDIYLNTRA; encoded by the coding sequence ATGAGCGCAGAGTATTTTATAGGGATTGTACCGCCTGAATGCTATATGGAGCGGGTTGAACATTTTAGAGAGAAGTGGATGGACCATTCGATTGTGGAACCACATATTACTCTAAAAGCACAGGGAGGATTATCACCGGACAGGAACTGGATAGAGCCTGTAAGAAAAATTTGTGAAAATGTTCGTACCTTTTCGATCCAAGTGTCTGAACCTGCTTATTTTGGGGATCATGTTTTATACTTACGCGTTCATTCTGAAGATCTAGTCCGCCTTCATAAATACATAGTCCGTGAAATCTCCCCAACCGATGAACAGGTCAGGAAGTATTTTGAGCTGGATGATTTTGTTCCTCATCTAACCTTGGCTAAAGAAGCATTCGGTCTTTCGAAGCGGGAGCTGGTAGAAATGGAAAAAGCGGCTTCCAGAGAGCTATCTCCTTTTCCTAAATTTGAAGTCGAATTTATAAGAATTTATGAGCGCAAGACTGGTTTGGATAGATATGAGCCGTTTGAAGACATTTATTTGAACACAAGAGCATGA
- a CDS encoding MFS transporter, with product MTASHRSIWTKSFMSVSFTQFSVFLVFYALLTTLPILVIEEMNGTQSEGGITVTAMLLAAILIRPFSGKIMERLGKKKTLTTSIMIFTATTFFYLSVDQFAALLGLRFFHGLSFGLFTTASGAIAADVIPPERRGEGLGYFAMSMNLAVVAGPFLGLTLLQYAPFSILFIVLSLLIAGGSLSAFLVQVPPGAEADPAPSKDRFSIQDLIELKALPIAVISSFIALAYSSIISFLSVYANAIGLSGASSYFFLVFALAMLLSRPYLGRAYDAKGPKYVILPCLLLFSAGLLLISITSTAWMLLLSAAIIGLGYGTLLPSFQTMAIQSAPITRSGHSTATFFMLYDIGIAAGSFLWGLVAAGAGYQTLYTASAIVVLAVMVLFSVQQARQPAPVASNQAS from the coding sequence ATGACCGCCTCACATCGCTCTATCTGGACAAAAAGCTTTATGAGTGTATCGTTTACACAGTTTTCGGTTTTTCTGGTATTTTATGCTCTGTTGACCACGCTGCCCATTCTAGTGATTGAAGAAATGAACGGGACTCAATCTGAAGGGGGCATCACGGTGACGGCTATGCTGCTTGCGGCCATCCTGATCCGTCCCTTTTCCGGAAAAATAATGGAACGCTTAGGTAAGAAAAAGACCCTTACGACGAGTATTATGATATTTACCGCTACCACATTCTTTTATTTAAGCGTGGACCAGTTTGCAGCTTTACTGGGACTCCGGTTTTTCCACGGGCTGTCATTTGGCCTGTTTACAACGGCAAGCGGCGCGATCGCTGCTGATGTAATCCCACCTGAACGACGGGGAGAAGGACTTGGTTATTTTGCGATGTCCATGAATCTTGCGGTCGTCGCCGGTCCGTTTCTAGGCTTGACTCTTTTACAGTATGCACCATTTTCGATCCTTTTCATCGTACTTAGTCTATTGATAGCAGGTGGATCGCTGTCTGCGTTTCTTGTGCAGGTGCCGCCGGGAGCAGAAGCGGATCCAGCCCCGTCAAAAGACAGATTTTCTATACAGGATCTTATTGAACTAAAAGCGCTGCCGATCGCTGTTATCAGCAGCTTCATTGCTCTTGCGTATTCCAGTATCATTTCCTTTTTATCCGTGTATGCCAATGCTATCGGGTTATCTGGAGCATCCAGCTACTTCTTTCTCGTGTTTGCACTTGCGATGCTGTTATCACGTCCGTACTTAGGAAGAGCTTATGATGCCAAAGGACCGAAATATGTGATCCTGCCGTGCCTGTTACTGTTTTCAGCAGGATTACTACTCATCAGCATCACGAGTACGGCCTGGATGCTGTTGCTCTCAGCGGCCATCATCGGACTGGGCTACGGTACATTGCTTCCAAGTTTCCAAACGATGGCCATTCAGTCCGCGCCTATTACGAGAAGCGGCCATTCTACGGCTACTTTCTTCATGCTCTATGATATAGGAATAGCTGCGGGTTCATTCCTATGGGGACTTGTCGCTGCCGGGGCTGGATATCAAACCCTTTATACGGCAAGCGCTATCGTTGTCCTTGCGGTTATGGTGCTCTTCAGCGTACAGCAGGCCAGACAGCCAGCACCCGTTGCAAGCAATCAGGCTTCCTGA
- a CDS encoding FAD-dependent monooxygenase — protein MQETHTDILIIGAGPSGLALANQLERYGVRYRIIDQNKERSRYSKALVMHPRTLEMMDLLGLSESFLQAGTPYKEITFHYNEDLLAVLDFTNISVSADFPFVNVIPQSRTEEILESGLSPHRVEREMTLTGLEQKEGVVHASVRKANGEETITARYAVGCDGAHSTTRDLLQIPFTGESEEVNVMLADVKLAAPKNDISLTSSDRGLVFLAPFQGEYTRVIVIDYKKQGDDFPEEVTLADMEDSLAEIYPETLSLHDPYWISSFSASHRQASSYREGNVFLAGDAAHIHNPIGGQGMNVGIQDAMNLGWKLAYTVQHNLNETLLDSYHAERAPVAEEVIKKTSYLMKGMTIKSHYGIKARNQGMKWLLPNKKVQTKITENMAQLDVDYSFTKFAKSFRKFTNVKKVESGNRVPDVSFLTPAKEEKTLYSMLREEPFLYLIMAGRGDAPQYQEAVRNAVVAFNSRVGDMLKPLFITFDEVDDPREITDMNSELYMDLNEESNERLHVTPGDMVVIRPDAYVLLHTSITETDQLTKALVNYFGHSL, from the coding sequence ATGCAGGAAACCCATACAGATATATTAATTATCGGCGCAGGACCAAGCGGTCTGGCGCTTGCTAATCAGCTGGAACGCTATGGTGTCCGCTACCGGATTATTGATCAGAACAAAGAAAGATCCCGCTACTCTAAAGCCCTCGTTATGCATCCCCGCACCCTGGAAATGATGGATTTGCTCGGCCTTTCCGAATCATTTCTGCAGGCCGGGACCCCGTATAAAGAGATTACCTTTCATTACAATGAAGATCTGCTGGCTGTCCTGGATTTTACGAATATCAGCGTTTCCGCTGATTTCCCGTTTGTGAACGTGATTCCTCAAAGCAGGACAGAGGAAATTCTCGAAAGTGGATTGTCTCCCCACCGGGTTGAGAGAGAGATGACGCTCACAGGACTGGAGCAAAAGGAAGGAGTCGTTCATGCTTCAGTGCGAAAAGCAAACGGTGAAGAAACGATAACCGCACGCTATGCAGTTGGATGTGACGGAGCCCACAGCACCACACGGGATCTGCTGCAAATTCCTTTCACAGGGGAATCGGAGGAAGTGAACGTCATGCTTGCTGACGTAAAGCTCGCGGCACCCAAAAACGACATTTCGCTCACAAGCAGCGACCGCGGTCTCGTATTTCTCGCTCCCTTTCAAGGCGAATACACCCGGGTCATCGTCATTGATTACAAAAAGCAAGGCGACGACTTCCCAGAAGAAGTAACCCTTGCAGATATGGAAGATTCACTGGCGGAAATTTATCCGGAAACCCTCTCCCTGCACGACCCCTACTGGATCTCAAGTTTCTCCGCATCTCACAGGCAGGCGAGCTCTTATCGCGAAGGAAATGTATTTCTCGCAGGAGACGCAGCCCATATTCACAATCCAATCGGAGGACAGGGTATGAACGTAGGCATACAGGATGCGATGAACCTGGGATGGAAGCTTGCCTATACCGTGCAGCATAACTTGAATGAAACACTGCTGGATTCTTATCATGCGGAAAGAGCTCCTGTCGCGGAGGAAGTCATTAAGAAAACCAGTTACCTTATGAAAGGGATGACGATTAAGAGTCACTACGGGATTAAAGCTCGCAATCAAGGAATGAAGTGGCTTCTTCCCAATAAAAAAGTCCAGACAAAAATAACGGAAAACATGGCCCAGCTCGATGTGGATTATTCTTTTACCAAATTTGCGAAAAGCTTCAGGAAATTCACCAATGTGAAGAAGGTCGAATCCGGCAACCGTGTCCCTGATGTTTCTTTTCTAACTCCGGCAAAAGAAGAAAAAACGCTCTACTCCATGCTCCGGGAAGAGCCATTTCTCTATTTAATTATGGCAGGGAGAGGAGATGCTCCCCAGTATCAGGAAGCCGTCAGGAATGCGGTCGTGGCGTTTAACAGTCGTGTGGGAGACATGCTGAAGCCGCTTTTTATTACGTTTGATGAAGTAGATGACCCCAGGGAAATAACGGACATGAATTCTGAATTGTATATGGATTTGAATGAAGAGTCTAATGAACGGCTGCATGTAACGCCGGGTGATATGGTGGTTATCCGGCCTGACGCTTATGTGCTGCTCCACACTTCCATTACGGAAACGGATCAGCTGACGAAAGCCTTAGTGAATTATTTCGGCCATTCGCTGTAA
- a CDS encoding MarR family winged helix-turn-helix transcriptional regulator — MIDTHDLFHLLHQRVRFVTKEFNQQLSAHGLYHSQWGIMYCLERFGPMTQTAIWKYLNVEAPTVTRTITRMENNDWVIRRQGGDKRERVVELTDRAKKKYEQVNQAVYQYEQETISRLTPEEVDQFYSILQKLGPEGGEG, encoded by the coding sequence ATGATCGATACACATGACTTATTTCACCTGCTTCATCAGCGGGTTCGTTTCGTTACGAAAGAGTTCAATCAGCAGCTGAGCGCTCACGGTTTATATCATTCCCAGTGGGGGATTATGTATTGTCTGGAGCGATTCGGACCTATGACGCAAACCGCCATTTGGAAATACTTAAACGTAGAAGCACCCACGGTCACACGTACCATTACCCGCATGGAAAACAATGACTGGGTGATCCGCAGGCAGGGCGGGGACAAGCGTGAACGTGTAGTTGAATTGACAGATAGAGCCAAGAAAAAATATGAGCAGGTCAATCAGGCCGTCTACCAATATGAACAGGAAACCATCAGCCGGCTGACCCCTGAGGAAGTCGATCAATTTTACAGTATTCTTCAAAAGCTCGGACCGGAAGGGGGTGAAGGATGA
- a CDS encoding TerC family protein, whose product MDSIWLEYGWTLLILIGLEGLLSADNALVLAVIAKHLPEDEKKRAINYGIIGAFIFRFGALFAISFIANVWQVQAIGAAYLIYLGVRSLIGRTHDEKESTDDKPAKGKGFWPTVAKIGLADLVFAIDSILAAVALALALPNSPLPNFGGMDGGKFIVVIIAGIAGLVLIKYAATWFVQLLRVRPSLETTAYLIVAWVGIKLAVITLSHKDVGVLDEHFAHSVGWTVTFWAVLLSVAIGGWFWSGRHLRKDENKELYRNSGS is encoded by the coding sequence GTGGATTCAATTTGGTTGGAATATGGATGGACATTACTAATACTGATTGGTCTCGAGGGACTGTTATCTGCAGATAATGCGCTTGTTTTGGCGGTGATCGCCAAGCACTTACCTGAAGATGAGAAAAAGCGCGCAATCAATTACGGAATTATAGGAGCCTTTATTTTTAGATTTGGAGCCTTATTCGCGATTTCGTTTATAGCGAATGTGTGGCAGGTTCAGGCTATTGGAGCTGCTTATCTCATTTATTTAGGTGTGAGGAGCCTGATTGGCAGGACTCACGATGAAAAAGAATCCACAGATGATAAGCCAGCGAAAGGAAAAGGCTTCTGGCCTACGGTTGCCAAAATCGGCCTGGCCGATCTCGTATTTGCGATCGATTCCATACTCGCTGCCGTCGCTCTTGCTTTAGCTCTTCCGAATTCCCCACTTCCGAATTTTGGCGGAATGGACGGAGGTAAATTCATTGTTGTCATCATTGCAGGAATTGCCGGACTGGTTCTGATTAAGTATGCGGCCACATGGTTTGTTCAACTTCTCAGAGTCCGTCCAAGTTTAGAAACAACGGCCTATTTAATCGTAGCCTGGGTGGGTATAAAATTAGCTGTTATTACCTTGTCCCACAAAGACGTAGGCGTACTGGATGAACACTTTGCTCACAGTGTGGGCTGGACAGTTACATTCTGGGCGGTGCTGCTTTCTGTAGCGATAGGCGGCTGGTTCTGGTCAGGCAGACATTTGCGTAAAGATGAAAATAAAGAACTATACAGAAATTCCGGATCTTAA